The window ATTTCCATTGCGCCGATTTCGTGTCGCGAATACCATTCTCGTATGCTACTAATAATCACTCGCAACTGATCCCCCCGGCCCTAGAAGCCGAGGGGACGGCAAGGATGACGACAGAATGACGGACCTCCGGGGCGAGCGGAGCAACCGATCGGGGTCGCTCGGGGCGGGACGGAGGGATGGACCGGGGCCGTTCGGAATAACGAACTTCCGCTCGGCCGCGTCCGGGACGATGCCGCAGGAATGGACCGGGCCCGTTCGGAATAACGAACTTCCGCGCGGCCCGGTGATGGGTGTGTGTGTATGGGAGTAAGTCAGAAGGGGCAACGGACGGAATGGGTTTTGACCTGTCGTGGCTGGAGCGGGCTGTAAGCCGCCGCCGGCTCCTCGGCGCCGGCCTTGCGGCGGGCGGGGCGGTGCTGTCGCCGGGCCTTGGCACGGCGCGGGCCCAGACCCTGCCCGGCGCCCGCATCTGCCGCTCTGGCGACCATGCCGGCAACGGCACGGTCGGGACCGTTGACCATGGACGCAACGGCTTCGACCCGCACGCGATCCTCACCGACTGGGACACCGGCACCGTGTCTGCCCGCGCCGACGGCCGGCGGGTGCGCGAATATCGGATCGTCGCCGTCGACCGCGAGATCGAGATCGCGCCGGGCCTCTTCTTCCCGGCCTGGACCTATAACGGCCGCGTGCCCGGCCCGACCATCCGCGCCACGGAGGGCGACATCGTCCGCATCGAATTCCTCAATTCCGGGACCCACCCGCACACCATGCATTTTCACGGCATCCACGGCGCCTCGATGGACGGCATTCCCGGCGCCGGCCAGGTCGATCCCGGCGAGAGCTTCACCTACGAGTTTACGGCCAGGCCCTTCGGCTGCCACCTCTATCACTGCCACACGCTGCCCCTGAAGCGGCACCTGCACAAGGGGCTCTACGGCGCCTTCATCGTCGACCCGGACCCGGCGCGCCACCCGGACGACGCCGAGGCCGCGCGCGGCCGCCTACTGGGCACTCAGGAGAATGCGCGCTGGCAGGAAATGGTCATGGTCATGAATGGGTTCGACACGAACTTTGACGAGGAGAACGAAGTCTATGGGGTGAACTCCATCGCCTTCGCCTATCACGACCAGCCGATCCGCGTCGCCCGCGACAGGCCGGTGCGCGTCTATCTCGTCAACGTCACCGAGTTCGACCCGGTCAACTCGTTCCACCTGCACGCCAACTTCTTCGACTATTTCGACCACGGCACGACCCTGACGCCAACCCACCGCACCGTCGACACCATCATGCAGTGCCAGGCGCAGCGCGGCATCCTCGAGTTCACCTTCGCCGAGCACGAGCCGGGCCTTTACATGTTCCACGCCCATCAGGCCGAATTCGTCGAGCTCGGCTGGATGGGCTTTTTCGAGGTCGCGTCATGACCGCCCTTCTGCGCGCATCGGCGATCGCGCCGCTGGCGCTGATCGCGCTTCTCGCCGCCCTGTTCCTGACCGTCAGGCCGCTCGACTTTCTGAGCCAGGGCGCGCCGCCGGCGGAGACGCTGGCGGTCGAGCGGGTCAGCCTCGACGACGCCGGCATCCACGTTCGGCTGCGCTCGGGCAGCGCGTCGGCCATGACTATCGCCCAGGTGCAGGTCGACGGCGCCTACTGGCAGTTCACGCAAGACCCGCCGGGCGCCCTGCCCTATCTCGGCAGCGCGCGGATCGACATTTCCTATCCGTGGGTCGAAGGGGAAGCGCACCATCTCACCTTCCTCACCGCGACGGGCGCGACCTTCGAGCACGAGATCGCGGCGGCGGTGGCGACGCCCGAGGTGGGCGGCGGCGATCTACTCGCCCTGGCGCTGGTGGGTTTGTGCGTGGGCGTTTTGCCAATCCTGATCGGCTATGCCTTCATGCCGGCGATTACGAGCTTCGGCGCGGCGGGACGCCGGTTCGCGCTGGCGCTCACCGTCGGGCTCCTGGCCTTCCTGCTGGTCGACACGCTGAAGGAAGGGCTCGAGATCGCGGACCGCGCCGTCGGCGGCCAGAAGGCCGCGGTCGCGCTGTGGCTCGGCGCGCTCATGAGCCTGCTTGCGCTGCTTGCCGTCGGCAGGCGCGGCGGCAGGCCGCCCGAGGGCACGGCGCTGGCGGCCTTCATCGCCATCGGCATCGGGGCGCACAATTTCGGCGAGGGGCTGGCCATCGGGGCGGCGCTCGCCGGAGGGGCGGTGGCGCTCGCCTCCTTCCTGGTGTTCGGCTTTGCGCTGCACAACGTCAGCGAGGGCATCGCCATCGCGGCGCCGGTCGAGCGGCCGGCGCGGCGCTTGAGCCTGCTCTTCGGCCTGGCGCTGGTCGCCGGGGGGCCCGCCATCCCCGGCACGATTGCCGGCGCTTACGCCTTCTCGCCGTTCTGGGCGGCGCTCGCCTTCGGCGTCGGCGCCGGCGCCATCCTCCAGGTCATCGTCGAGGTGGGCTCAAGCCTGATGCGCCATGCGCCCGAGGGCGGCTCGTGGTTCGGCGGCGCCAGCCTCTCCGGCTTCGTCGCAGGCGTCGCGGTGATGTACGCGACGGCGCTGCTTGTGGCGGGGTAGGGGGGGGGCGCGGGAGCGGGGCGGACGTGATTGCCCCTGTCACTCAGTTTGTACCGGGGCTTCGGCGGTAATAAGCGCCACGATCCCACGATCTTTATGACCCTTCCAGTCTGAT is drawn from Hyphomicrobiales bacterium and contains these coding sequences:
- a CDS encoding multicopper oxidase domain-containing protein → MGFDLSWLERAVSRRRLLGAGLAAGGAVLSPGLGTARAQTLPGARICRSGDHAGNGTVGTVDHGRNGFDPHAILTDWDTGTVSARADGRRVREYRIVAVDREIEIAPGLFFPAWTYNGRVPGPTIRATEGDIVRIEFLNSGTHPHTMHFHGIHGASMDGIPGAGQVDPGESFTYEFTARPFGCHLYHCHTLPLKRHLHKGLYGAFIVDPDPARHPDDAEAARGRLLGTQENARWQEMVMVMNGFDTNFDEENEVYGVNSIAFAYHDQPIRVARDRPVRVYLVNVTEFDPVNSFHLHANFFDYFDHGTTLTPTHRTVDTIMQCQAQRGILEFTFAEHEPGLYMFHAHQAEFVELGWMGFFEVAS
- a CDS encoding metal transporter; the encoded protein is MTALLRASAIAPLALIALLAALFLTVRPLDFLSQGAPPAETLAVERVSLDDAGIHVRLRSGSASAMTIAQVQVDGAYWQFTQDPPGALPYLGSARIDISYPWVEGEAHHLTFLTATGATFEHEIAAAVATPEVGGGDLLALALVGLCVGVLPILIGYAFMPAITSFGAAGRRFALALTVGLLAFLLVDTLKEGLEIADRAVGGQKAAVALWLGALMSLLALLAVGRRGGRPPEGTALAAFIAIGIGAHNFGEGLAIGAALAGGAVALASFLVFGFALHNVSEGIAIAAPVERPARRLSLLFGLALVAGGPAIPGTIAGAYAFSPFWAALAFGVGAGAILQVIVEVGSSLMRHAPEGGSWFGGASLSGFVAGVAVMYATALLVAG